A genomic segment from Scomber japonicus isolate fScoJap1 chromosome 11, fScoJap1.pri, whole genome shotgun sequence encodes:
- the hacd2 gene encoding very-long-chain (3R)-3-hydroxyacyl-CoA dehydratase 2: protein MSAAAPGTSKAAHSDVAPKKKKGPGALATAYLVIYNVVMTAGWLVIAVGLVRAYLARGSYHGLYYSIEKPLKFFQTGALLEILHCAVGIVPSSVVLTGFQVMSRVFLTWAVTHSVREVQSEDSVLLFVTAWTVTEIIRYSFYTFSLLNHLPYLIKWARYTFFFVLYPMGVTGELLTIYAALPYVQKTGLYSVTLPNKYNFSFDYYTILILIMISYIPLFPQLYFHMIRQRKKVLGHVEEYNKLE, encoded by the exons ATGTCGGCAGCTGCTCCGGGGACCAGCAAGGCGGCCCACAGCGATGTGGCcccgaagaagaagaagggaccCGGTGCCCTGGCTACAGCTTACCTGGTCATTTACAACGTGGTGATGACGGCGGG GTGGCTGGTGATAGCTGTAGGTCTGGTCAGAGCTTACCTGGCCAGAGGCAGCTACCATGGACTCTACTACTCTATAGAGAAGCCACTCAAGTTCTTTCAGACCGGAGCTCTTCTGGAG ATACTGCACTGTGCTGTAG GAATCGTTCCCTCCTCTGTGGTCCTCACTGGATTCCAGGTCATGTCTCGGGTCTTCCTCACCTGGGCCGTCACACACAGTGTCAGGGAG gtgcAGAGCGAGGACAGCGTGCTGCTGTTTGTCACAGCCTGGACCGTGACGGAGATCATTCGCTACTCTTTCTACACGTTCAGCCTGCTCAATCACTTGCCGTACCTCATCAAATGGGCAAG GTACACCTTTTTCTTCGTGCTGTATCCCATGGGAGTGACGGGGGAGCTGCTGACTATCTACGCAGCGCTGCCGTACGTACAGAAGACGGGCCTGTACTCGGTCACCCTCCCCAACAAGTACAACTTCTCCTTCGACTACTacaccatcctcatcctcatcatgaTCTCCTACATCCCCC tCTTCCCCCAGCTTTACTTCCACATGATACGACAGAGGAAGAAGGTGCTCGGCCACGTGGAGGAGTACAACAAATTGGAGTGA